Proteins from a single region of Scylla paramamosain isolate STU-SP2022 chromosome 13, ASM3559412v1, whole genome shotgun sequence:
- the LOC135106236 gene encoding DNA repair protein RAD50-like produces MSHIKKLAILGVRSFGPDESKVIEFNRPLTLILGQNGCGKTTIIESLKYVTTGDTPPGSGSGSSFVHDPKMAREMKVKGQVKLQFSNVRGKLMTAMRSMEATQKPKKVEVKTITTTIAMRDDSGHVTTIDGKCNDVLASMATYLGVSKAILNNVIFCHQEESNWPLDEGKKVKEKFDAIFSATLYIKTLEAIKKHRKDMMLNIKNMKIHLDLLRQLKEEARRKQTDLEDSEKQERSLIDEKEQIAVEMVPVLKRLKEIARVEDDLVAIKEELAGKNHQLKSLREIQEELRASLTEQFSCSDQELFNMISDFKENLEKAEGQQQRLMSEGWEIDKEMQERQQESACAQRRQGELEAAYATHKRELVWRNTTMADLVREFSLSEFRNVSEFCDQEAEAVLSLLMKHVEQQRADIQTKKKEFEENEAELQTKIDELRSEEAALQYKIKSKSTELSEMNQKIREKKQKLMRTESELSYTNLNTIKEELAQMEEKIQAEEAQVSTKVMVEEIDEEKRKRRELQGNLDEAKRLVSKMTRQAEDRSQLDIHTKERKDLENKIEFLKRKHAEEFEHLLGEMPQDNIKNKVDTCMHSLRKCIAETQESLSSLNKRKAQLDTTIKSLKVQTERKEKEITELENKVNSICGGMDLDRSLVKAKKTKEDLTREKADLASSIGVLKKFQDRLRQKDCCPLCHRDFVAKDEVLSLIEELEEKVSRIPEKLTAVKDKLEDQEKLHDQMIQLQPQRDRAIQVHSELEKIRAQMEEDMKELQSVNQDIENKTELLEMTQSDEETAHSIHGDVTTIENHLKRVKQLGVLIEDLQATLGGADGGLSLEEAMAQHGEMEDHHRKTQLRLEELQEKLREHQDRLQGYKNRKLELSRQELELKNKMQEMEKLKEEKTCLEENHKQLEEEIEQAQVEIAPYKYRISEKTKEKTQITKNKENYIDAENKKVNAVLEKHRSAFNTHSSISEYIAGGGKKNLLDIHQKISSLQEKISSLESRKQLLNEENRKLEKEITNHRERKRNLDDEKKIREKEREAKTVQREISSLEERIGGFSLETLTEEKMQLSNRGTSLQTKKSKLEGNLQELEKKISLLKRDLERKEMKEAAYNFKKKMLELKCTEMAVEDANIYHKVLDTAIMRFHREKMKTLNSIVRELWRQTYKGNDIDYIEIRTKDTEAKGADKRQTYDYRVIMVKNDTEMDMRGRCSAGQKVLASLLIRMALAETFSSQCGILALDEPTTNLDRENIDALAMALTEIVNARRNRASSQLIVISHDSNFLEKLAYSSLVDEYIEVTRNEMGLSQITKCRTKEATRV; encoded by the exons ATGTCTCACATCAAGAAGCTGGCAATCCTTGGTGTGAGGAGTTTTGGGCCAGACGAGAGCAAGGTGATTGAGTTCAACCGGCCGCTTACCCTCATCCTGGGCCAGAATGGATGTGGCAAGACG ACCATCATTGAGTCCCTTAAGTATGTCACCACGGGGGACACGCCACCTGGGAGTGGCAGCGGCTCCTCCTTCGTCCATGACCCAAAGATGGCTCGGGAGATGAAG GTCAAAGGTCAGGTGAAGCTCCAGTTCAGTAATGTGCGAGGGAAGCTGATGACAGCAATGCGGTCCATGGAGGCCACACAGAAGCCCaagaaggtggaggtgaagaccatcaccaccaccatcgccatgaGGGACGACAGTGGCCACGTCACCACCATCGACGG AAAGTGTAATGATGTTTTGGCAAGCATGGCTACATACTTGGGAGTTTCCAAGGCAATCCTGAACAATGTGATCTTTTGCCATCAAGAAGAATCAAACTG GCCcctggatgaaggaaagaaggtgaaggagaagttTGATGCCATCTTCAGTGCCACACTGTACATCAAGACACTGGAGGCCATAAAAAAGCATCGCAAGGACATGATGTTAA AcattaaaaacatgaaaatccaTCTGGACCTTCTGCGGCAACTGAAGGAAGAGGCGAGGCGGAAGCAGACAGACCTGGAGGACTCAGAGAAGCAGGAGAGGAGCCTCATAGACGAGAAGGAGCAGATAGCGGTGGAGATGGTGCCAGTGCTCAAGAGACTGAAGGAGATTGCCAGGGTGGAGGACGACTTAGTTGCCATCAAGGAAGAATTGG CTGGAAAAAATCACCAGCTGAAGTCACTGAGAGAGATCCAAGAGGAATTGAGAGCATCACTGACTGAACAGTTCAGTTGTTCAGACCAAGAGCTTTTTAACATGATATCTGACTTCAAGGAGAACTTGGAGAAAGCTGAGGGTCAACAGCAGAGG CTGATGTCTGAAGGATGGGAGATAGACAAGGAGATGCAGGAGAGGCAGCAGGAGTCAGCATGTGCCCAGAGGAGGCAGGGGGAGCTGGAGGCAGCTTACGCGACACACAAGAGGGAGCTGGTGTGGAGGAACACAACCATGGCAGACCTGGTGCGGGAGTTTTCCTTATCAG AGTTCAGGAATGTGAGTGAGTTCTGTGACCAGGAGGCAGAGGCGGTGCTGTCCCTGCTCATGAAGCACGTGGAGCAGCAGCGTGCTGACATCCAGACCAAGAAGAAAGAGTTTGAGGAGAACGAAGCAGAGTTACAAACTAAGATTGACGAGTTAAG GTCTGAGGAAGCTGCTCTACAGTACAAGATAAAGAGCAAAAGCACTGAGCTCAGTGAGATGAACCAGAAGATCagagaaaagaagcagaaattaATGCGGACTGAGAGTGAGCTTTCCTACACCAACCTGAACACAATCAAGGAGGAGCTGGCCCAGATGGAGGAGAAGATCCAGGCAGAGGAGGCACAAGTCAGCACTAAAGTG ATGGTGGAGGAAATagatgaggagaagaggaagaggcgtgaGCTGCAGGGGAACCTTGATGAGGCCAAGCGCTTGGTGTCCAAGATGACACGGCAGGCGGAGGACCGCTCCCAGCTGGACATCCACACCAAAGAGAGGAAGGACCTGGAGAATAAGATTGAGTTTCT GAAACGTAAACATGCTGAAGAGTTTGAGCACCTTCTTGGTGAAATGCCCCAGGACAACATCAAGAACAAAGTGGACACCTGCATGCACAGCCTG CGAAAGTGCATAGCAGAGACCCAGGAAAGCCTGTCATCCCTGAACAAGAGGAAGGCTCAGCTGGACACAACCATCAAGAGCCTCAAAGTtcaaacagaaaggaaagagaaggagatcaCTG aaTTGGAAAACAAGGTGAACAGCATCTGTGGAGGAATGGACTTGGACAGGTCTCTGGTCAAAGctaaaaagacaaaggaagactTGACA CGTGAGAAAGCAGACCTGGCTAGCTCCATTGGTGTGCTCAAAAAATTTCAGGACAGGTTGAGACAGAAGGATTGTTGTCCTTTATGTCACAGAGATTTTGTCGCCAAAGATGAAGTTTTGTCTCTCATCGAAGAG CTGGAGGAGAAAGTGAGCAGAATCCCTGAGAAGCTGACAGCTGTGAAAGACAAGCTTGAGGATCAGGAGAAGCTGCACGACCAGATGATCCAGCTGCAGCCTCAGAGGGACCGGGCCATCCAAGTGCATTCCGAACTGGAGAAAATCAG GGCACAGATGGAGGAAGACATGAAGGAGCTGCAGTCTGTAAACCAGGATATTGAGAACAAGACTGAGCTGTTGGAGATGACCCAGAGTGATGAGGAGACAGCCCACAGCATCCATGGGGATGTCACCACCATAGAGAACCACCTGAAGCGTGTGAAGCAGCTAGGGGTGCTGATAGAGGACTTACAGGCCACACTGGGAGGTGCAG ATGGAGGCCTGAGTTTGGAGGAGGCCATGGCGCAgcatggagagatggaggaccACCACCGCAAGACTCAACTCAGGTTGGAAGAGCTGCAGGAGAAGCTGAGAGAGCACCAAGACCGCCTGCAGGGATACAAGAACCGCAAACTTGAGCTTTCCAGACAGGAACTTGAG CTGAAGAACAAAATGCAAGAGATGGAAaagctgaaggaggaaaagacttGCTTGGAGGAAAACCACAAGCaattggaggaggaaatagaacaaGCTCAGGTTGAGATTGCTCCCTACAAGTACAGGATCAGTGAGAAGACCAAAGAAAAGACCCAGATTACCAAGAACAAAGAGAACTACATTGATgcagaaaacaagaaa GTAAATGCTGTCCTGGAGAAACACCGATCTGCTTTCAACACTCACTCCAGCATCAGTGAATACATTGCTGGTGGTGGCAAGAAAAACCTGCTTGACATCCACCAGAAAATCTCATCCTTGCAAGAAAAGATAAGTTCCTTGGAATCACGAAAGCAGTTGCTCAATGAGGAAAACCGGAAACTAGAGAAGGAGATCACCAATCATAGA gaaaggaagaggaatctTGACGATGAGAAAAAGATccgagaaaaggagagagaagccaAGACAGTTCAGCGTGAAATCTCCTCCTTGGAGGAGCGTATCGGAGGATTCAGCTTGGAGACTCTCACTGAGGAGAAGATGCAGCTCAGCAATAGAGGAACTTCCCTTCAGACAAAG AAATCAAAACTGGAAGGCAATCTtcaagaactggaaaaaaaaatttcactcTTGAAGAGGGACCTTGAGCgcaaagagatgaaagaagctgCTTATAACTTCAAGAAGAAAATGCTGGAGTTGAAG TGCACCGAGATGGCTGTTGAGGATGCCAACATCTACCACAAGGTGCTAGACACAGCCATCATGCGCTTTCATCGTGagaagatgaaaacactcaacagcATCGTACGGGAGCTGTGGCGCCAGACCTACAAGGGCAATGACATCGACTACATAGAAATTAGAACTAAAGACACCGAGGCCAAAG gAGCTGACAAGCGGCAGACATATGACTACAGAGTAATCATGGTTAAAAATGATACTGAGATGGACATGCGAGGGAGGTGCTCTGCTGGCCAGAAAGTGTTGGCTTCGCTGCTCATCAG GATGGCTCTTGCCGAGACCTTCAGTTCCCAGTGTGGTATCCTGGCTTTGGATGAACCTACGACCAACCTGGACAGAGAAAACATTGATGCGCTTGCTATGGCCTTGACTGA gaTTGTAAATGCTCGCAGAAACAGGGCCAGCAGCCAGCTCATTGTCATCAGCCACGACTCAAATTTCCTAGAGAAGTTGGCTTACTCGTCTCTTGTTGATGAATACATTGAGGTGACCAGGAATGAAAT GGGTTTATCACAAATCACCAAGTGTAGGACCAAGGAAGCCACAAGAGTGTGA